TCGCAGAAAGCGTAGGCCGGCTGCCCCTCGGCCGGCGAGCCGTCCACGACCTGCTCGCGGTGCCACTCGGCTTCCTCGAACTCGGGGAAGAAGGCATCACCCTCGAGGGTAATATCGACCTCGGTCAGGTAGAGCCGGCTGGCATGCGCCATGGCCTGAGCGTAGATCTGGGCGCCGCCCATCACCATGATCTCCTCGACCCCATCGATGATCGCCTGCTGATCGGCGAGGTCCAGGGCGCTGGCCAGGTCGTGGCAGACGCTCACCCCGGGATGCGCGAAGCTCACATCGCGGGTGATGACGATATTGCGCCGCCCCGGCAGCGGCCGGCCGATCGACTCGAAGGTCTTGCGACCCATGACCAGCGGCTTGCCCTGGGTCATGGCCTTGAAGAACTTGAGATCCTCGGGCAGGTACCAGGGCAGCTGATTGTCGACCCCGATCACCCGGTTACGGGACATGGCGGCGATCATCGCTACCGGCACCAGGGTGTCGATGACGCCGTGGGCTTCGTTTTGCTCGCTCATACCGC
The genomic region above belongs to Halomonas sp. YLGW01 and contains:
- a CDS encoding dihydrofolate reductase; this encodes MSEQNEAHGVIDTLVPVAMIAAMSRNRVIGVDNQLPWYLPEDLKFFKAMTQGKPLVMGRKTFESIGRPLPGRRNIVITRDVSFAHPGVSVCHDLASALDLADQQAIIDGVEEIMVMGGAQIYAQAMAHASRLYLTEVDITLEGDAFFPEFEEAEWHREQVVDGSPAEGQPAYAFCEYRRR